In Tistrella mobilis, the genomic window AGGCGGGCCGGAATCCCGGGCTTATGCCCGGTCGGCCCGGCAGGCGGACACGGACCTGGAGGACGTGTACATTGGCTTGCAGGATACGGGGCCCGCCCTTGCCGGCACCACCCGACAGAACGCGTGATGCACGGGGTTCGGCCCCTGCGGATCCATAACATGGTCACCGCTTCGTTAACAGTATCACATTCACATGTCCGGCCTGCAGATATCGTCGGGTCTCGAAGATGTCACCACCCGGGTGGCACACTCTCCGGCGGCACTGCTTGAGCGGCAGGAGCGCCCCCCTTAGACTGCCGCCACCACCCGATCCCGATATCTCCACGAGGCCCGCTGCCGATGACCGGCCTGACTTTCCCCGACATCGACCCGGTTGCGATTGCCATCGGTCCGATCGCCATCCGCTGGTACGCTCTGGCCTATATCGCAGGCCTGCTGATCGGCTGGCGCTATGTTGTCGGCCTCACCCGGCGCCACACTCTCGGCCTTGACGAGCGGTCGATCGACGACCTGCTGGTCTGGGTCGCGTTCGGCGTCATCCTGGGCGGCCGGCTTGGCTATGTCCTGTTCTATCGCCCGGACTACTACGCCCAGCACCTGCTGGAGATCCCGATGGTCTGGAAGGGTGGCATGTCCTTCCACGGCGGGCTTCTGGGGGTGGCGGTCTCGCTTGCCCTCTTCGCCCGGACCAAGGGCGTCAACCCGCTGAGCGTCGGCGACCTGGTGGCGGCGGCGGCGCCGATCGGTCTGTTCTTCGGCCGGATCGCCAACTTCATCAACGGCGAACTCTGGGGGCGGCCCACGGACCTTCCCTGGGGCATGATCTTCCCGATGGCCGGGCCGGAACCGCGCCACCCGAGCCAGATCTACGAGGCCCTGCTTGAAGGTCTGCTGCTGTTCGTGGTGCTGTGGTTCATCGCCCGGCGCCGGGAAACCTGGGCCCGGCCGGGACTGCTGGCCGGCTATTTCCTGATGGGTTATGCCATCACCCGATCCATCGCCGAACTGTTCCGCATGCCCGATGCCTTCCTGGGCTTCCTTGCGGCCGGGTTGACCATGGGCCAGCTGCTCTCTCTGCCCATGTTCCTGATCGGCGTCTATCTGGTGCTCCGCGCCCGTGGCCGGACCGGCGCCGCCACCGGGCAGGGCCGCGAATGACCGAAGCCACACCACTCCCCCCCGCCGACACCCCGCTCGGCCGGATCATCGCCGGACGAATTGCCATCGACGGGCCGATCACCCTCGGTACCTATATGGGTCTCGTGCTCGGTCATCCGCAGCACGGCTATTATACGACCCGCGAACCGTTCGGTGCCGATGGCGATTTCGTCACGGCGCCGGAGATCAGCCAGATGTTCGGCGAGCTGATCGGGCTGTGGCTGGCGGTCGCCTGGGATGAGGCCGGCCAGCCGCCGGCGGTCACGCTGGCGGAACTGGGCCCCGGGCGCGGTACGCTGATGGCCGATGCGCTGCGGGCAATGAAGATGATGCCGGGCCTTCTGGACCGGGTGTCGCTGCATTTCGTGGAGCAGAGCCCGCGCCTGCGGGAGGCTCAGGCCCTGGCCGTCACCGATGCCGGGCTCGCGCGGCCGCCGGTCTGGCACGACACGGTCGACGGCCTGCCCGACGACCGGCCACTGCTGCTGGTCGCCAACGAGTTCTTCGATGCCCTGCCGGTCCGCCAACTGGTCCGGCGCCCCGACGGCTTCTGGTCGGAACGGATGATCGACCTCGATCCCGACCGGCCGGGCCGGTTCCGTTACGGCCTGTCCCCCGACCCCAGCCCGGCTGCCGCCCTGCTTACCCCGCGCATCGCCCGTGCATCGCTTGCCGAGATCCCTGCCGGGGCAATTGCCGAGGTCCAGCCGGCATCGATCTCGATCGCCGGCACCATCGGCACCCGACTGGCCGCCCTGGGCGGTGCGGCGCTGATCGTCGATTACGGCCACGGCATCAGCGCCCCCGGCGACACCTTCCAGGCCGTGAAGGCCCATGCCCATGCCGACCCGCTGGAAGAACCGGGCCGTGCCGACCTGACGGTTCACGTCGATTTCGAGCGTCTGGCCGCCGCCGCGACCGCAGGCGGTGCCGTGGCCCATGGCCCCGTCGATCAAGGCAGCTTTCTGGGCCGCCTCGGCATCGGTGCCCGTGCCGAACGCCTGGCTCGCGGCGCCCGCAACGGCCGGGAGCGCGCCCAGATCGCCACTGCCCTGAAGCGCCTGACGGCCCCCGAAGAGATGGGCCGCCTGTTCAAGGTGCTGGCCCTGACCCCCCCCGGCCGGTCGGCGCCCCCCGGCTTCGCCCCGGTGCCCGGCTTCGACGCCGGTCTTTAAGCCCCGCCGCACTCTGCCCCGCGAGGAGGCCGACCGATGACACTGCCCCCCATGAACGACCGGCCGCCGCATGACCGCCACGGGCTGCTCGACCTGCCCGGTATCGCCCATGGCTTTTTCGGCCGGCAGGGCGGTGTCTCCACCGGCCTCTACGCCAGCCTGAATTGCGGCCCGGGCAGTGACGACGACAGGGCGGCCGTCGCCGAGAACCGTCGCCGCGTGGCCTCCGCCCTGTCGCCGCAGCCCCGTCACCTGCTCACCAACCATCAGGTCCATGGCCGCCGTGTTATCACGGTCGACGAGGACGGGCTGGCGCTTTATCCCGAAGCCGGCCGCGGTGCTGAAGGCCGCCCCCATGCCGACGGCATGGTCACCCGGTTACCGGGCATCGTCCTTGGCGCCCTCGCCGCCGATTGCGCGCCGGTGCTGTTCGCCGATGCCGAGGCCCGGGTGGTCGGCGCCACCCATGCCGGCTGGAAAGGCGCGGTCGGCGGTGCCACCGATGCGACCGTCGAGGCGATGGAGGCGCTGGGGGCGAGCCGGAGCCGTATCCGTGCCGTGATCGGCCCCTGCATCGCCGGACCGAGCTATGAGGTGGGGCCCGAGCTTCGCGACGCCGCCATGGCCGCCGATCCGGCCGCGGCCGGTTTCTTCAGCCCGGGACGCAACGACCGGCTGCATTTCGACCTGCCGGGCTATCTGCTCGCCCGGCTGAGGCGAAACCGGATCACGGCCGAAGCCGTCGGCACCGACACTTATGGTGCCCACGAGACACTCTTCTCCTATCGCCGCACCACTCATCGGCGGGAACCGGATTACGGCCGCCAGGTCTCGGCGATCGTGCTGCTCGATTGAGCATAGGCGGAGACAGGTGAGCGAGGGCCGGCATGCCGACCGCTTGCCGGCCCTGCCCCGCCACACCAGATTCCAACGAACCCCGCGCGGCCCTTTCATGCGGCCGCAGGGATGTCTGCATGCATCCGGAGGCAAAGCCGATGGCCAGCGCCGCCCCCCGCGAGACCGGGGCCTCACACCAGACACGTGATCGGACCAA contains:
- the lgt gene encoding prolipoprotein diacylglyceryl transferase, coding for MTGLTFPDIDPVAIAIGPIAIRWYALAYIAGLLIGWRYVVGLTRRHTLGLDERSIDDLLVWVAFGVILGGRLGYVLFYRPDYYAQHLLEIPMVWKGGMSFHGGLLGVAVSLALFARTKGVNPLSVGDLVAAAAPIGLFFGRIANFINGELWGRPTDLPWGMIFPMAGPEPRHPSQIYEALLEGLLLFVVLWFIARRRETWARPGLLAGYFLMGYAITRSIAELFRMPDAFLGFLAAGLTMGQLLSLPMFLIGVYLVLRARGRTGAATGQGRE
- a CDS encoding class I SAM-dependent methyltransferase, which gives rise to MTEATPLPPADTPLGRIIAGRIAIDGPITLGTYMGLVLGHPQHGYYTTREPFGADGDFVTAPEISQMFGELIGLWLAVAWDEAGQPPAVTLAELGPGRGTLMADALRAMKMMPGLLDRVSLHFVEQSPRLREAQALAVTDAGLARPPVWHDTVDGLPDDRPLLLVANEFFDALPVRQLVRRPDGFWSERMIDLDPDRPGRFRYGLSPDPSPAAALLTPRIARASLAEIPAGAIAEVQPASISIAGTIGTRLAALGGAALIVDYGHGISAPGDTFQAVKAHAHADPLEEPGRADLTVHVDFERLAAAATAGGAVAHGPVDQGSFLGRLGIGARAERLARGARNGRERAQIATALKRLTAPEEMGRLFKVLALTPPGRSAPPGFAPVPGFDAGL
- the pgeF gene encoding peptidoglycan editing factor PgeF, with protein sequence MTLPPMNDRPPHDRHGLLDLPGIAHGFFGRQGGVSTGLYASLNCGPGSDDDRAAVAENRRRVASALSPQPRHLLTNHQVHGRRVITVDEDGLALYPEAGRGAEGRPHADGMVTRLPGIVLGALAADCAPVLFADAEARVVGATHAGWKGAVGGATDATVEAMEALGASRSRIRAVIGPCIAGPSYEVGPELRDAAMAADPAAAGFFSPGRNDRLHFDLPGYLLARLRRNRITAEAVGTDTYGAHETLFSYRRTTHRREPDYGRQVSAIVLLD